The Gadus macrocephalus chromosome 13, ASM3116895v1 genome includes a window with the following:
- the LOC132470175 gene encoding MAP kinase-activated protein kinase 2-like isoform X2: MQNQTEDQKNPDPQGTTLSGFFSGPGNPVVPTEAPVQLEFRRTSVTQDYTLTARVLGFGINGKVLQCFCKKTRQKCALKILYDTPKARREMELHCRALAGPHIVRVLSLYENLHQGRRCLLMVMECMEGGELFSRIQHRGDQAFTEREASDIMRDIGSAIQFLHCMDVAHRDVKPENLLYSTKESNAVLKLTDFGFAKETTIHNSLQTPCYTPYYVAPEVLGPEKYDKSCDMWSLGVIMYILLCGFPPFYSNTGAAISPGMKQRIRMGQYEFPTPEWEDVSEQAKQLIVQLLKTDPNERMTIGQFMNHPWISAMEVPPTPLHTSRVLTEERELWDDVKEEMTSALATMRVDYDQVKIKDLDTSNNPLLIKRRKRPAPEAAERGEDEQGSVGGGAVWAE, from the exons ATGCAGAACCAAACCGAGGACCAGAAGAATCCTGATCCTCAGGGGACCACCCTGAGCGGGTTCTTCTCCGGTCCAGGGAACCCGGTGGTCCCGACAGAAGCTCCAGTCCAGCTGGAGTTCAGGAGGACATCGGTGACCCAGGACTACACGCTCACGGCCCGGGTCCTGGGCTTCGGCATCAACGGCAAAGTGCTGCAGTGCTTCTGCAAGAAGACCCGTCAGAAGTGTGCCCTCAAG ATCCTGTACGACACTCCGAAGGCGCGGCGCGAGATGGAGCTGCACTGCCGGGCGCTGGCCGGGCCGCACATCGTCCGGGTCCTCAGCCTCTACGAGAACCTGCACCAGGGCCGGAGGTGCCTGCTCATGGTGATGGAGTG CATGGAGGGCGGAGAGCTGTTTAGTCGCATCCAGCACCGAGGGGACCAGGCCTTCACAGAGAGAG AGGCGTCTGACATCATGCGGGACATCGGCTCGGCCATCCAGTTCCTGCACTGCATGGACGTGGCCCACCGAGACGTGAAG ccggaGAACCTGCTGTACTCCACTAAGGAGAGCAACGCCGTCCTGAAGCTCACCGACTTCGGCTTCGCCAAGGAGACCACCATCCACAACTCCCTGCAGACCCCCTGCTACACCCCCTACTACGTGG CCCCCGAGGTGCTCGGCCCGGAGAAGTATGACAAGTCATGTGACATGTGGTCTCTGGGTGTCATCATGTACATCCT GCTGTGTGGGTTCCCCCCCTTCTACTCCAACACGGGCGCGGCCATCTCCCCCGGCATGAAGCAGAGGATCCGCATGGGCCAGTACGAGTTCCCCACCCCGGAGTGGGAGGACGTCTCTGAACAAG CCAAACAGCTCATTGTCCAGTTACTGAAGACGGACCCTAATGAGAGGATGACCATCGGACAGTTTATGAACCACCCCTGGATCAGT GCCATGGAGGTCCCGCCCACCCCGCTACACACCTCCAGGGTGCtgacggaggagagagagctgtgGGACGACGTGAAG GAGGAGATGACCAGCGCTCTCGCCACCATGCGAGTGGATTACGACCAGGTGAAGATCAAAGACCTGGACACCTCCAACAACCCGCTGCTCATCAAGAGACGCAAGAGGCCGGCGCCCGAGGCagcggagaggggggaggacgaGCAGGGCAgcgtgggtggaggggcggtcTGGGCGGAGTAG
- the LOC132470175 gene encoding MAP kinase-activated protein kinase 2-like isoform X1 has product MQNQTEDQKNPDPQGTTLSGFFSGPGNPVVPTEAPVQLEFRRTSVTQDYTLTARVLGFGINGKVLQCFCKKTRQKCALKILYDTPKARREMELHCRALAGPHIVRVLSLYENLHQGRRCLLMVMECMEGGELFSRIQHRGDQAFTEREASDIMRDIGSAIQFLHCMDVAHRDVKPENLLYSTKESNAVLKLTDFGFAKETTIHNSLQTPCYTPYYVAPEVLGPEKYDKSCDMWSLGVIMYILLCGFPPFYSNTGAAISPGMKQRIRMGQYEFPTPEWEDVSEQAKQLIVQLLKTDPNERMTIGQFMNHPWISQAMEVPPTPLHTSRVLTEERELWDDVKEEMTSALATMRVDYDQVKIKDLDTSNNPLLIKRRKRPAPEAAERGEDEQGSVGGGAVWAE; this is encoded by the exons ATGCAGAACCAAACCGAGGACCAGAAGAATCCTGATCCTCAGGGGACCACCCTGAGCGGGTTCTTCTCCGGTCCAGGGAACCCGGTGGTCCCGACAGAAGCTCCAGTCCAGCTGGAGTTCAGGAGGACATCGGTGACCCAGGACTACACGCTCACGGCCCGGGTCCTGGGCTTCGGCATCAACGGCAAAGTGCTGCAGTGCTTCTGCAAGAAGACCCGTCAGAAGTGTGCCCTCAAG ATCCTGTACGACACTCCGAAGGCGCGGCGCGAGATGGAGCTGCACTGCCGGGCGCTGGCCGGGCCGCACATCGTCCGGGTCCTCAGCCTCTACGAGAACCTGCACCAGGGCCGGAGGTGCCTGCTCATGGTGATGGAGTG CATGGAGGGCGGAGAGCTGTTTAGTCGCATCCAGCACCGAGGGGACCAGGCCTTCACAGAGAGAG AGGCGTCTGACATCATGCGGGACATCGGCTCGGCCATCCAGTTCCTGCACTGCATGGACGTGGCCCACCGAGACGTGAAG ccggaGAACCTGCTGTACTCCACTAAGGAGAGCAACGCCGTCCTGAAGCTCACCGACTTCGGCTTCGCCAAGGAGACCACCATCCACAACTCCCTGCAGACCCCCTGCTACACCCCCTACTACGTGG CCCCCGAGGTGCTCGGCCCGGAGAAGTATGACAAGTCATGTGACATGTGGTCTCTGGGTGTCATCATGTACATCCT GCTGTGTGGGTTCCCCCCCTTCTACTCCAACACGGGCGCGGCCATCTCCCCCGGCATGAAGCAGAGGATCCGCATGGGCCAGTACGAGTTCCCCACCCCGGAGTGGGAGGACGTCTCTGAACAAG CCAAACAGCTCATTGTCCAGTTACTGAAGACGGACCCTAATGAGAGGATGACCATCGGACAGTTTATGAACCACCCCTGGATCAGT CAGGCCATGGAGGTCCCGCCCACCCCGCTACACACCTCCAGGGTGCtgacggaggagagagagctgtgGGACGACGTGAAG GAGGAGATGACCAGCGCTCTCGCCACCATGCGAGTGGATTACGACCAGGTGAAGATCAAAGACCTGGACACCTCCAACAACCCGCTGCTCATCAAGAGACGCAAGAGGCCGGCGCCCGAGGCagcggagaggggggaggacgaGCAGGGCAgcgtgggtggaggggcggtcTGGGCGGAGTAG
- the uroc1 gene encoding urocanate hydratase isoform X1 — MSTLEEICGGLLVEPLPENRGRNPGLPHAPTRTPHLTAAEERLALRNALRYFPPRHHATLAPEFAQELRQHGHIYMYRFCPPMRIKAYPIHQYPCRTPQAAAIMLMIMNNLDPAVAQFPQELVTYGGNGQVFSNWAQFRLVMHYLSVMTEEQTLVLYSGHPMGLFPSLPSSPRAIITNGMVIPNYSSREQYEKMFALGVSMYGQMTAGSYCYIGPQGIVHGTMLTLLNAGRRYLGSGDLRGRVLVTSGLGGMSGAQAKAAVIAGCIGVVAEVDEAPIRKRHEQGWLMEMSSSLDHCIQRIREARAAKLPLSLGYHGNIVDLWERLVLEYQRTGELLVDLGSDQTSLHNPFSGGYYPVQLSFRQANQLMASSPGQFRTAVEESLKRHVAAIDTLAEAGMFFWDYGNAFLLEAQRAGAKVAKEEGSGGATEFRYPSYVQHIMGDIFSLGFGPFRWVCTSCDPKDLEVTDQIAAAVLEEIAVGVSEGVRQQYHDNIRWIREAGKHQMVVGSMARILYSDQKGRVCIALAINKAIADGRVSAPVVISRDHHDVSGTDSPFRETSNVYDGSAFCADMAVQNFVGDAFRGATWVSLHNGGGVGWGEVMNGGFGLVLDGSEEAAKRASLMLNWDVSNGVARRCWSGNSNAYETMERSMEAETQLRVTMPYAVEDQGVLDQALDQALD, encoded by the exons ATGTCGACTCTAGAGGAGATCTGCGGCGGTCTGCTCGTGGAGCCGTTACCGGAGAACCGCGGCAGAAACCCCGGCCTACCCCACGCCCCGACCCGGACACCCCACCTCACGGCAGCAGAGGAGCGG cTGGCCCTGAGGAACGCCCTGCGGTACTTCCCCCCCCGCCATCATGCTACATTGGCGCCAGAATTTGCTCAAGAGCTGCGGCAGCACGGTCACATCTACATGTACCGCTTCTGCCCTCCCATGCGCATCAA AGCCTACCCCATACATCAGTACCCCTGTCGGACCCCCCAGGCAGCCGCCATCATGCTGATGATCATGAACAACCTGGACCCCGCCGTGGCCCAG TTCCCGCAGGAGCTGGTGACCTACGGTGGCAACGGACAGGTGTTCAGTAACTGGGCCCAG ttccgCCTGGTGATGCACTACCTCAGTGTGATGACGGAGGAGCAGACCCTGGTGCTGTACAGCGGTCATCCCATGGGGCTGTTCCCCAgcctgccctcctccccccgggcCATCATCACCAACGGCAtg GTCATCCCTAACTACTCGTCCAGAGAGCAGTATGAGAAGATGTTCGCCCTGGGTGTGTCCAT GTACGGCCAGATGACGGCGGGGAGCTACTGCTACATCGGGCCTCAGGGCATCGTCCACGGCACCATG ctgaccCTGCTGAACGCGGGCCGCCGGTACCTGGGCTCCGGGgacctgagggggcgtgtcctgGTGACCTCCGGCCTGGGGGGCATGAGCGGAGCGCAGGCCAAGGCCGCCGTCATCGCCGGCTGCATCGGGGTCGTGGCcgag gtgGACGAGGCCCCCATCAGGAAGAGGCATGAGCAGGGCTGGCTGATGGAGATGAGCAGCAGCCTGGACCACTGCATCCAGCGCATCAG AGAGGCGAGGGCGGCCAAGTTACCCCTCAGCCTGGGTTACCATGGAAACATCGTAGACCTATG GGAGAGGCTGGTCCTGGAGTACCAGCGGACGGGGGAGCTGCTGGTGGACCTGGGCTCGGACCAGACCTCGCTCCACAACCCCTTCAGCGGGGGCTACTACCCCGTGCAGCTCAGCTTCCGCCAGGCCAACCAGCTCATGGCCTCCAGCCCGGGCCAGTTCAGAACCGccgtggaggagag ccTGAAGAGACACGTGGCGGCCATCGACACGCTGGCGGAGGCCGGCATGTTCTTCTGGGACTACGGGAACGCCTTCCTGCTGGAGGCCCAGAGAGCTG GGGCCAAGGTAgcgaaggaggaggggagtggaggcGCGACGGAGTTCCGCTATCCGTCCTACGTGCAGCATATTATGGG gGACATCTTCTCGCTGGGCTTCGGCCCGTTCCGCTGGGTGTGCACCTCGTGCGACCCCAAAGACCTGGAGGTTACGGACCAGATCGCGGCCGCCGTCCTGGAGGAGATCGCAGTGGGCGTGAGCGAGGGCGTGCGGCAGCAGTACCACGACAACATCCGCTGGATCAGGGAGGCCGGGAAACACCAGATG GTGGTGGGGTCCATGGCCAGGATCCTGTACTCAGACCAGAAGGGCCGAGTCTGCATCGCACTCGCCATCAACAAGGCCATCGCCGATGGAAGGGTTTCA GCTCCTGTGGTCATCAGCAGGGACCACCATGACGTCAGTGGGACCGACAGCCCGTTCAGAGAGACCTCCAACGTGTACGACGGGTCGGCCTTCTGCGCGG acaTGGCGGTCCAGAACTTTGTGGGGGATGCCTTCAGGGGGGCCACCTGGGTGTCTCTGCacaacggcggcggcgtgggCTG GGGGGAGGTGATGAACGGAGGGTTCGGTCTGGTTCTGGACGGGTCGGAGGAGGCTGCGAAGCGAGCCAGTCTGATGCTCAACTGGGACGTCTCCAACGGG GTGGCCCGGCGCTGCTGGTCGGGGAACTCCAACGCGTATGAGACCATGGAGCGCAGCATGGAGGCCGAGACGCAGCTCCGCGTCACCATGCCCTACGCCGTGGAGGACCAGGGGGTCCTGGACCAGGCCCTGGACCAGGCCCTGGACTAG
- the uroc1 gene encoding urocanate hydratase isoform X2, giving the protein MSTLEEICGGLLVEPLPENRGRNPGLPHAPTRTPHLTAAEERLALRNALRYFPPRHHATLAPEFAQELRQHGHIYMYRFCPPMRIKAYPIHQYPCRTPQAAAIMLMIMNNLDPAVAQFPQELVTYGGNGQVFSNWAQFRLVMHYLSVMTEEQTLVLYSGHPMGLFPSLPSSPRAIITNGMVIPNYSSREQYEKMFALGVSMYGQMTAGSYCYIGPQGIVHGTMLTLLNAGRRYLGSGDLRGRVLVTSGLGGMSGAQAKAAVIAGCIGVVAEVDEAPIRKRHEQGWLMEMSSSLDHCIQRIREARAAKLPLSLGYHGNIVDLWERLVLEYQRTGELLVDLGSDQTSLHNPFSGGYYPVQLSFRQANQLMASSPGQFRTAVEESLKRHVAAIDTLAEAGMFFWDYGNAFLLEAQRAGAKVAKEEGSGGATEFRYPSYVQHIMGDIFSLGFGPFRWVCTSCDPKDLEVTDQIAAAVLEEIAVGVSEGVRQQYHDNIRWIREAGKHQMVVGSMARILYSDQKGRVCIALAINKAIADGRVSAPVVISRDHHDVSGTDSPFRETSNVYDGSAFCADMAVQNFVGDAFRGATWVSLHNGGGVGWGEVMN; this is encoded by the exons ATGTCGACTCTAGAGGAGATCTGCGGCGGTCTGCTCGTGGAGCCGTTACCGGAGAACCGCGGCAGAAACCCCGGCCTACCCCACGCCCCGACCCGGACACCCCACCTCACGGCAGCAGAGGAGCGG cTGGCCCTGAGGAACGCCCTGCGGTACTTCCCCCCCCGCCATCATGCTACATTGGCGCCAGAATTTGCTCAAGAGCTGCGGCAGCACGGTCACATCTACATGTACCGCTTCTGCCCTCCCATGCGCATCAA AGCCTACCCCATACATCAGTACCCCTGTCGGACCCCCCAGGCAGCCGCCATCATGCTGATGATCATGAACAACCTGGACCCCGCCGTGGCCCAG TTCCCGCAGGAGCTGGTGACCTACGGTGGCAACGGACAGGTGTTCAGTAACTGGGCCCAG ttccgCCTGGTGATGCACTACCTCAGTGTGATGACGGAGGAGCAGACCCTGGTGCTGTACAGCGGTCATCCCATGGGGCTGTTCCCCAgcctgccctcctccccccgggcCATCATCACCAACGGCAtg GTCATCCCTAACTACTCGTCCAGAGAGCAGTATGAGAAGATGTTCGCCCTGGGTGTGTCCAT GTACGGCCAGATGACGGCGGGGAGCTACTGCTACATCGGGCCTCAGGGCATCGTCCACGGCACCATG ctgaccCTGCTGAACGCGGGCCGCCGGTACCTGGGCTCCGGGgacctgagggggcgtgtcctgGTGACCTCCGGCCTGGGGGGCATGAGCGGAGCGCAGGCCAAGGCCGCCGTCATCGCCGGCTGCATCGGGGTCGTGGCcgag gtgGACGAGGCCCCCATCAGGAAGAGGCATGAGCAGGGCTGGCTGATGGAGATGAGCAGCAGCCTGGACCACTGCATCCAGCGCATCAG AGAGGCGAGGGCGGCCAAGTTACCCCTCAGCCTGGGTTACCATGGAAACATCGTAGACCTATG GGAGAGGCTGGTCCTGGAGTACCAGCGGACGGGGGAGCTGCTGGTGGACCTGGGCTCGGACCAGACCTCGCTCCACAACCCCTTCAGCGGGGGCTACTACCCCGTGCAGCTCAGCTTCCGCCAGGCCAACCAGCTCATGGCCTCCAGCCCGGGCCAGTTCAGAACCGccgtggaggagag ccTGAAGAGACACGTGGCGGCCATCGACACGCTGGCGGAGGCCGGCATGTTCTTCTGGGACTACGGGAACGCCTTCCTGCTGGAGGCCCAGAGAGCTG GGGCCAAGGTAgcgaaggaggaggggagtggaggcGCGACGGAGTTCCGCTATCCGTCCTACGTGCAGCATATTATGGG gGACATCTTCTCGCTGGGCTTCGGCCCGTTCCGCTGGGTGTGCACCTCGTGCGACCCCAAAGACCTGGAGGTTACGGACCAGATCGCGGCCGCCGTCCTGGAGGAGATCGCAGTGGGCGTGAGCGAGGGCGTGCGGCAGCAGTACCACGACAACATCCGCTGGATCAGGGAGGCCGGGAAACACCAGATG GTGGTGGGGTCCATGGCCAGGATCCTGTACTCAGACCAGAAGGGCCGAGTCTGCATCGCACTCGCCATCAACAAGGCCATCGCCGATGGAAGGGTTTCA GCTCCTGTGGTCATCAGCAGGGACCACCATGACGTCAGTGGGACCGACAGCCCGTTCAGAGAGACCTCCAACGTGTACGACGGGTCGGCCTTCTGCGCGG acaTGGCGGTCCAGAACTTTGTGGGGGATGCCTTCAGGGGGGCCACCTGGGTGTCTCTGCacaacggcggcggcgtgggCTG GGGGGAGGTGATGAACTGA